A window of Plasmodium brasilianum strain Bolivian I chromosome 8, whole genome shotgun sequence contains these coding sequences:
- a CDS encoding EH domain-containing protein: MKKLLYRTEEETVVYDNVLEGLYSLYKTYILELENEFNYYHFYKPLLTSGDFLSKPMILLLGQYSTGKTTFIKHLIEKEYCGMRIGPEPTTDKFVAVMYNEKEQLIPGNALVSDITKPFSQLESFGNSFLSKLECSNTSSDVLKSITIIDTPGVLSGIKQISRGYDFEKVIYWFAQRVDLILLIFDAHKLDISDEFRRCIQAIKGQDSKIRIILNKADTINTQQLMRVYGSLMWSLGIVINTPEVNRVYIGSFWDKKLMHDENRSIFEEEASDLYKELSKIPRNSTMIRLNDFIKRCRTLKVHIYLLSHLRKKLPYFRKDYIKRKLIRSLDKIYEEVAKDYNLPLGDFPPVQFMKEKLFDIDWIKIPKLDLKKIERINKVLNIHIPQLLEMIPKESVTVEHSRFETQEGTIVENKLTPFLELTSGEIPLWVKQKYLMSPIDTSKYSDDFYKLGPNDLGKLSGEQVKQDLIKSKLPSSVLHKIWNLADISKDGYLDLFEYSLARHFIEMKAEGFDLPSKVPKDIINAHEY, translated from the coding sequence ATGAAGAAGCTGCTGTACAGGACGGAGGAAGAAACGGTGGTGTATGATAACGTGTTGGAGGGTTTGTATTCGTTGTATAAGACATATATCTTAGAATTAGAAAATGAATTTAactattatcatttttataaacctTTGTTAACAAGCGGAGATTTTTTATCAAAGCCTATGATCTTGTTATTAGGACAATATTCAACAGGAAAGACAACGTTcataaaacatttaattGAAAAGGAATATTGTGGTATGAGAATAGGTCCTGAGCCCACAACAGATAAGTTCGTAGCAGTTatgtataatgaaaaagaacaGCTGATACCAGGTAATGCATTAGTTAGTGATATAACGAAACCATTTTCCCAGTTAGAAAGTTTTGGTAATAGCTTTTTATCAAAACTAGAATGTTCCAATACATCTAGTGATGTATTAAAGTCTATAACAATAATTGATACTCCAGGTGTGTTAAGtggaataaaacaaattagtAGAGGTTATGATTTTGAAAAAGTAATTTACTGGTTTGCACAAAGAGtagatttaatattattaatatttgatGCACATAAATTAGATATATCCGATGAATTTAGAAGGTGTATACAAGCTATAAAAGGTCAGGACTCCAAAATAcgaattatattaaataaagcgGATACAATAAATACACAACAGTTAATGAGAGTATATGGTTCATTAATGTGGTCATTGGGTATAGTAATAAATACACCAGAAGTAAATAGAGTCTATATTGGTTCCTTTTgggataaaaaattaatgcatGATGAAAATAGGAGTATATTTGAAGAAGAAGCATCTGATTTATATAAAGAGTTATCAAAAATACCAAGGAATTCAACAATGATAAGATTAaatgattttattaaaagGTGTAGAACGTTAAAAGTtcatatttatcttttatctCATTTAAGAAAGAAATTACCATATTTTAGAAAAGATTAtattaaaaggaaattaaTACGTTCtttagataaaatatatgaagaagTAGCAAAGGATTATAATTTACCACTTGGTGATTTTCCACCTGTACAGTTcatgaaagaaaaattatttgatatTGATTGGATAAAAATACCAAAATTagatttgaaaaaaattgaaagaataaataaagtgttaaatattcatataccACAATTATTAGAAATGATACCAAAAGAATCTGTAACAGTTGAGCATTCAAGATTCGAAACCCAAGAAGGAACGATtgtagaaaataaattaactcCATTTTTAGAATTAACATCAGGGGAAATTCCTTTATGggttaaacaaaaatatttaatgagTCCAATAGATACATCAAAATATTCCGATGATTTTTATAAACTTGGTCCAAACGATTTAGGAAAATTATCAGGGGAACAAGTCAAACAAGATTTAATTAAAAGCAAATTGCCAAGTTCTGTTTTACACAAAATATGGAACTTGGCTGATATCAGCAAAGATGGCTACCTAGACTTGTTCGAGTATTCTCTGGCTCGACACTTCATCGAGATGAAAGCAGAGGGCTTCGATTTGCCTTCCAAGGTACCAAAGGATATAATAAATGCGCACGAGTATTGA
- a CDS encoding inner membrane complex protein 1e, protein MFNNCAEVSKCRGQEPKFCDTCNDETTKSEPNEQYYSVVDKIFSKSTSQDDGENYMKNPPQNARLLKPLIQEKIVEIMKPEIEEKIIEVPQVHYIEKLVEVPHVILQEKLIHVPKPVIHERIKKCPKTIFQEKVVEVPQIKVVDKIVEVPQYVYQEKIIEVPKIMVQERIIPVPKKVIKEKIVEIPQIELKNVNIEKVQEIPEYIPEVVKKDVPYTQIVDRPFHVEKIVEVPHVQHIYRNIVSPQYRHIPKPVEVPMAHYRTFPVEKIVDRNVPVPVELQIVQEFLCPKIEARYKEIPVPVHVQRIIEHPIPKDAMNNPLLLPLYYQEDQINNNNNNGNSGYNNSGNCYNNSSNSYNNSSTGYCNMMQSNRENNTKNCFTFNWNKNNNDHTKIAKMKNPSVELLLHNDKNQNISTTYNEPNTINENFTPSTNNMYMNNTNFKDTFNNPYTYNEEVDFSKTIPPTMNLPYLNSIQSAHNMGPYSASLNQYPSEMRQYPSDLKQYPSELRQYPSNMNQYSSNANQYSTNTNQYSPAMNSIPYDSNGIFKKNNSMNFSNHSVGTLNNSYTTISPIVPPVQSEQA, encoded by the coding sequence ATGTTCAACAACTGCGCGGAGGTGTCTAAGTGCAGGGGACAAGAACCAAAATTTTGTGATACATGTAATGACGAAACAACAAAAAGTGAACCTAACGAACAGTATTACTCAGTTGTAgacaaaatattttctaaaagtACTAGCCAAGATGACGgggaaaattatatgaaaaatccACCACAGAATGCAAGACTTTTAAAACCTCTAATTCAAGAAAAAATTGTAGAAATAATGAAACCAGaaattgaagaaaaaattattgaagtACCTCAAGTAcattatatagaaaaactTGTAGAAGTACCACATGTTATTTTACAAGAAAAACTTATACATGTACCTAAACCTGTTATTCAtgaaaggataaaaaaatgcCCGAAGACGATTTTTCAAGAAAAAGTAGTTGAAGTTCCACAGATAAAAGTAGTTGACAAAATTGTTGAAGTACCTCAGTATGTATatcaagaaaaaattatagaagtACCTAAAATTATGGTTCAAGAAAGAATCATACCTGTACCTAAAAAAgtgataaaagaaaaaattgttgAAATACCAcaaatagaattaaaaaatgtaaatattgaaaaagtaCAAGAAATACCTGAGTATATCCCAGAAGTAGTAAAAAAAGATGTTCCTTATACTCAAATTGTCGATAGACCTTTTCATGTGGAAAAAATAGTTGAGGTACCACATGTACAACATATTTACAGAAATATTGTTTCTCCTCAATATAGACATATTCCAAAACCTGTTGAAGTACCTATGGCACATTATAGGACATTCCCAGTGGAAAAAATAGTTGATCGAAATGTACCGGTACCTGTCGAACTTCAAATTGTACAAGAATTCCTTTGTCCAAAAATTGAAGCAagatataaagaaatacCCGTACCTGTGCATGTACAACGTATTATTGAACATCCTATTCCGAAAGATGCAATGAATAACCCTCTTCTGTTGCCCCTATATTATCAAGAAGATCAGAttaacaataacaacaataatggtaatagtggttataataatagtggaaattgttataataacagtagcaatagttataataatagtagcaCTGGCTATTGTAATATGATGCAATCCAATAgagaaaataatacaaaaaattgtttCACGTTTAAttggaataaaaataataatgaccACACCAAAATTGCTAAAATGAAAAACCCTTCTGTAGAATTGTTATTACATAATGacaaaaatcaaaatatttcTACTACTTATAATGAGCCAAATACCATAAACGAAAATTTTACTCCATCAACTAATAACATGTACatgaataatacaaattttaaGGATACTTTTAATAATCCATATACGTACAATGAAGAAGTCGACTTTAGTAAAACTATTCCTCCTACCATGAATTTACCTTATCTTAACAGCATCCAGAGTGCACACAACATGGGCCCCTACTCAGCCAGTTTGAATCAGTACCCCTCCGAAATGAGGCAATATCCCTCCGATTTGAAGCAATACCCATCCGAATTGAGACAGTACCCGTCCAATATGAACCAATATTCGTCTAACGCAAACCAGTACTCTACTAACACGAATCAGTACTCACCCGCTATGAACAGTATCCCCTACGATAGTAATggtattttcaaaaaaaacaacTCCATGAATTTTAGTAATCATAGTGTTGGTACCCTCAACAATTCCTACACCACCATATCTCCCATCGTCCCCCCGGTTCAAAGTGAGCAAGCTTAA
- a CDS encoding inner membrane complex protein 1a translates to MFNACKINSNCCREESDKTKKCMIEENQVLYDEQLIEDNGGLKKIIEGEPDQSKAVEISQHTEREYVAITAYQPVDIVTRTVEVPFVRTIETTVPKITYESKIREVPKYYSKIIEKVIEIPEVKYVDKIVDVPRIQYCYKYVPKVEFKENIIKKPVFEKKIVEKIVEVPKVKEMKRFQEVETVEYVIKYVPKSTNEYENEQREKKVHNRNEDLDREMKESKEEHKEDNAQNVENLQNQHNVENMASYDLYSPKDKTDGAKLIRTIPTDLNENFYIHPKVLLNEKNMSTGIQEMYPYIFTRSLQNGEEKKQDTTMPSFGLRNELSMMQLQEKNNSILHTPRIEQVFKPKIVKNIEVQKHVPISVDVPVPYMVPKPVVVNVEVPVLKFRDTFVPVPVRRKIIPKIKWISDVYQVDCIKERPYLKIQDIIKPIPCDVDIKYWKYMEKACAINPNELPQDDVHAMWMRVNAHLAEKKKKEYGDLYPYYRNENGEINFSKEKQDGSDSEGYSEEGGESAKEEFNENYEGERGAEENKELEKENENVEEDERNEEKAEVDENNYIVSEEEGNYRGDEDISNKNKMEENIYRENIQIVRNGNNNIGQNDTKCSGEQKKQNGQGSQNEEAQIEYKETNSERGKVNSEKNIFLNNKKNETLYTQNEDKSTNVCCQNTKCYDNSAQKNEEKCNFECMDEFINEMKKRENLEEQPIASLYPSHPLAMTYLQNKWIHADTLRTHELYNDNFIKANINANFNLQSGNAVVSDIMRNKDFLQSANPIIAPFRPGNMRHIENYYNNVIIQNIREENNKFPNNRYIQMTQEKDAIRIQMNENMKSYSKGEKSDSEDNQCCNYFCKN, encoded by the exons atgtttaatgcatgcaaaataaatagtaattGTTGTAGGGAAGAAAGTgataaaacgaaaaaatgtATGATCGAAGAAAACCAAGTCCTGTATGATGAACAGTTAATAGAAGATAATGGAggacttaaaaaaattatagaaggAGAACCGGACCAGTCAAAAGCTGTAGAGATCAGTCAACACACAGAGAGAGAATAC GTTGCTATAACTGCGTACCAACCAGTTGATATTGTGACAAGAACGGTTGAAGTTCCCTTTGTTCGAACAATTGAAACAACTGTCCCTAAAATAACATATGAAAGTAAAATTAGAGAAGTTCCAAAGTATTATTccaaaataatagaaaag GTTATTGAAATTCCAGAAGTGAAATATGTAGACAAAATTGTTGACGTGCCAAGAATTCAGTACTGCTATAAATATGTCCCGAAAGTAGAATTCAAAGagaatattataaagaaaccagttttcgaaaaaaaaattgtagaaAAAATTGTAGAAGTCccaaaagtaaaagaaatgaaaagatTTCAGGAGGTCGAGACAGTGGAATATGttataaa GTACGTTCCAAAAAGTACGAATGAGTATGAAAACGAACAAAGGGAAAAGAAGGTGCATAACAGAAATGAAGATTTAGACCGTGAAATGAAAGAATCTAAGGAAGAACATAAAGAGGATAATGCACAAAATGTagaaaatttacaaaatcaACACAATGTGGAAAATATGGCAAGTTATGATTTGTACTCACCAAAAGATAAAACAGATGGTGCAAAGTTAATTAGAACCATTCCTACTGATCTTAATGAAAATTTCTACATACATCCAAAAGTGTTACTTAATGAGAAGAACATGTCAACTGGTATACAGGAGATGTATCCTTACATCTTTACTAGGTCATTGCAAAAtggagaagaaaaaaaacaagataCTACTATGCCTTCTTTTGGTTTACGTAATGAGCTATCAATGATGCAACTACAAGAAAAGAACAATTCCATTTTACACACACCTAGAATTGAACAAGTGTTTAAAccaaaaattgtaaaaaatatagaagtaCAAAAACATGTTCCTATTTCTGTTGATGTTCCAGTACCTTATATGGTACCAAAACCTGTCGTTGTTAATGTAGAAGTCCCTGTTTTGAAATTTAGAGATACATTTGTGCCTGTACCAGtcagaagaaaaattataccaAAAATTAAGTGGATATCAGATGTTTATCAAGTAGATTGTATAAAAGAAAGACCATATTTGAAAATCCAGGATATCATAAAACCAATCCCTTGCGATGTTGATATTAAATATTGgaaatatatggaaaaagcGTGTGCAATTAACCCGAATGAGTTACCACAAGATGATGTTCACGCAATGTGGATGCGAGTTAATGCTCACCTAGctgagaaaaagaaaaaggagtATGGCGACTTGTACCCATATTATAGAA ATGAAAATGGGGAAATCAATTTCAGCAAAGAGAAACAGGACGGAAGTGACAGTGAGGGATACTCAGAGGAAGGAGGGGAAAGTGCTAAGGAAGAATTTAACGAAAATTATGAAGGTGAAAGAGGAGCTGAGGAAAACAAAGAGTTGGAGAAAGAGAATGAAAATGTAGAAGAAGATGAAAGAAATGAGGAGAAGGCAGAAGTGGATGAAAATAACTATATAGTTTCAGAGGAAGAAGGAAACTATAGAGGGGACGAGGACATAagtaataagaataaaatggAAGAGAACATATATAGAGAAAATATCCAAATTGTTAgaaatggtaataataatattggcCAAAATGATACAAAATGTAGTGGTGAacaaaagaaacaaaatggGCAAGGAAGCCAAAACGAAGAGGCACAAATTGAATATAAGGAAACAAATAGTGAAAGGGGAAAAGtaaattcagaaaaaaatatatttcttaataataaaaaaaatgaaactttGTATACACAAAATGAAGATAAAAGCACTAATGTATGTTGTCAAAATACGAAATGCTATGATAATAGtgcacaaaaaaatgaagagaaaTGTAATTTTGAATGTATGgatgaatttataaatgaaatgaaaaaaagagaaaatttaGAGGAACAACCAATTGCATCTTTATATCCTTCTCACCCACTTGCTATGACGTATTTGCAGAACAAATGGATTCATGCGGATACCTTAAGAACACATGAACtttataatgataattttattaaagcaAATATTAATGCAAACTTCAATTTACAAAGTGGAAATGCTGTAGTTTCTGATATTATGCGTAATAAGGATTTTTTACAAAGTGCTAACCCTATTATAGCTCCCTTCAGGCCTGGTAATATGAGACatatagaaaattattacaacAATGTGATCATTCAAAACATAAgggaagaaaataataaattccCGAATAACAGATATATTCAAATGACACAGGAAAAGGATGCCATCAGAATTCaaatgaatgaaaatatgaaaagttATAGCAAAGGAGAAAAGAGCGATTCGGAGGACAACCAATGCTGTAactatttttgcaaaaactGA
- a CDS encoding phosphatidylethanolamine-binding protein: MFILKCSILLYCFFCAKLTFAKIELIQSDFGIEKCNSEKVEALDEKFYEKDCGGENLLPSVEWLDKNSSTKSYAITITSRNHLNTIMVHFIAWNVPAYINLINHSTKFEEINAITGLNSYNKKIYEGPCSNSIQNNEPSECMKFTLYALKNEFIELSEDADYYELMAYLKKMSRTEKIVVDSLSLSSLFIPKRRVSN, encoded by the exons atgtttattttaaagtgttccattttgttatattgttttttttgcgCGAAATTGACTTTTGCGAAAATCGAGTTAATACAGTCag ACTTTGGCATCGAAAAATGCAACTCCGAAAAAGTAGAAGCGCTAGATGagaaattttatgaaaaggaCTGTGGAGGTGAGAATTTATTACCATCTGTTGAATGGTTAGATAAAAATAGCTCAACAAAGTCTTATGCCATTACAATAACTAGTAGGAATCATTTGAATACCATTATGGTTCATTTCATAGCATGGAATGTACcagcatatataaatttaataaaccATTCTACAAAAtttgaagaaataaatgCAATTACAGGTTTAAATtcatataacaaaaaaatatatgaaggtCCTTGCTCTAATAGTATACAGAATAACGAGCCGAGTGAATGCATGAAATTTACCCTGTATGCATTAA AAAATGAGTTTATAGAACTATCAGAAGACGCAGATTACTACGAATTAATGGCATATCTTAAAAAGATGAGCAGGACTGAGAAAATTGTTGTCGACAGCTTATCTCTATCCTCACTCTTCATACCAAAAAGAAGAGTTTCAAATTAA
- a CDS encoding IBR domain protein: MNIPKENTSTKLEVTIEFGKDKKLKVVKKLISNNNVRNVDNNISNDNRNSNSSSNSNDNSNSNRNSNRNSNRNSNRNSNRNSNRNSNRNSNSSSNSSSNYKIKEEPTQSLFSQENYEEGMKIYLEYFKKNFTKYQENSIYNVHNTTDIKQKMKETISDLMNLINVEYDYAYHFLKAYNFNSDNLIEAWFKNSKDVLMKSDLCHIMEKEIMNEKGGYAIPTGNNASDTDEGGHYVNASNQVDHRDNTLLVPQLGDTGKRQKYTCPVLLNEYDMKDTYALNCGHRYSKECWLRYLETSLSTDFEENVIIKKCIHLDCKEIAKMKDWKCICTEKLYEKYEQILVQIFINKSYNLKKCPNVNCEYIIESIMLKNNNVVCKCGFNFCFLCSHEFHRPVTCTLIKQWKELQIKDDHNIKWISIHTKKCPNCNKSIEKASGCMNVKCICSFSFCWLCLESWNNHKGGFYKCNKYIENNKTNENEMNKEQKEQQEQKEQEQKEQEQKEQEQKEQEQKEQEQKEQEQKEQEQKEQEQQEPQEQKEQKEQQQKQHKQKQKEQKQKEQKEQVKRNYHSILNKYNHFKTRFDAHQHGEEFSISTQLLFLHNFCKSNNIQLHKMKTFEDSIIQTIKCRQILKWSYAFAYFSNWKDENQKYFFEYHQGELEKNLDMLQRKTENIDIYQFINNRYDKNVREIEELIKVVHVFFKNICDFIESNFS, encoded by the coding sequence ATGAACATAccaaaagaaaatacaagTACCAAATTGGAAGTCACAATCGAATTTGGAAAGGATAAAAAACTAAAGGTTGTTAAAAAGTTGATAAGTAATAACAATGTAAGAAATGTCGACAATAATATCAGTAATGATAATAGAAACAgcaatagtagtagtaatagtaatgataatagtaacagtaatcGTAACAGTAATCGTAACAGTAATCGTAACAGTAATCGTAACAGTAATCGTAACAGTAATCGTAACAGTAATcgtaacagtaatagtagCAGTAATAGTAGCagtaattacaaaataaaagaagagcCAACTCAATCACTCTTCAGTCAGGAGAATTATGAAGAAGgcatgaaaatttatttagaatattttaaaaaaaattttacaaagtATCAAgaaaatagtatatataatgtacataACACTACGGacattaaacaaaaaatgaaagaaactATTTCTGACCTAATGAACCTAATAAATGTTGAGTATGATTACGCATACCATTTTTTGAAAGCCTATAACTTCAATTCGGATAATTTGATTGAGGCATGGTTTAAAAATTCGAAAGATGTTCTTATGAAGTCCGATCTTTGTCATATaatggaaaaagaaattatgaaCGAAAAAGGTGGCTATGCTATCCCTACAGGGAATAACGCAAGTGATACAGATGAAGGAGGGCATTATGTAAACGCTTCAAATCAAGTAGACCATAGAGACAATACGCTTCTGGTCCCCCAACTCGGTGATACAGGCAAAAGGCAAAAATACACCTGCCCAGTTTTATTAAACGAATACGATATGAAAGACACATATGCCTTAAATTGTGGTCATAGGTACTCCAAAGAATGTTGGTTAAGATATTTAGAAACGTCTCTAAGTACTGATTTTGAAGAGaatgtaattattaaaaaatgtatacatcTAGACTGCAAAGAGATAGCCAAAATGAAAGACTGGAAATGTATTTGTACCGAAAAATtgtatgaaaaatatgaacagatcttagtacaaatatttataaacaaaagttataatttaaaaaaatgtccAAACGTAAATTGTGAATATATCATAGAATCAATTAtgctaaaaaataataatgttgtATGCAAATGTGGCTTTAACTTTTGTTTTCTTTGCTCTCATGAATTTCATAGACCTGTCACTTGTACTCTCATTAAACAGTGGAAAgaattacaaataaaagatGATCATAACATTAAATGGATTagtatacatacaaaaaaatgcCCCAATTGTAATAAATCAATCGAAAAAGCGTCAGGATGTATGAATGTAAAATGTATTTGTAGCTTCAGTTTTTGTTGGTTATGTTTAGAGAGTTGGAATAACCATAAAGGGGggttttataaatgtaacaaatatattgaaaacaacaaaacaaatgaaaatgaaatgaacAAAGAGCAAAAAGAACAAcaagaacaaaaagaacaagaacaaaaagaacaagaacaaaaagaacaagaacaaaaagaacaagaacaaaaagaacaagaacaaaaagaacaagaacaaaaagaacaagaacaaaaagaacaagAACAACAAGAACCAcaagaacaaaaagaacaaaaagaacaacaacaaaaacaacataaacaaaaacaaaaagaacaaaaacaaaaagaacaaaaagaacaagtaaaaagaaattatcaTTCTATTCTTAACAAATACAATCATTTTAAAACCAGATTTGATGCTCATCAGCATGGAGAAGAATTCTCTATAAGCACTCAGTTACTGTTCCTTCACAATTTCTGTAAATCGAATAATATACAACtacataaaatgaaaacCTTCGAAGATTCTATAATACAAACTATTAAATGTAGACAAATATTGAAATGGTCCTATGCCTTTgcttatttttctaattggAAAGATGAAAatcagaaatattttttcgaaTATCATCAAGGAGAActagaaaaaaatttggaCATGTTACAACgaaaaacagaaaatatagatatatatcaatttataaataatagatATGACAAAAACGTTAGAGAAATTGAGGAGTTGATCAAAGTAGTCCATGtgttctttaaaaatatttgtgaCTTCATTGAAAGCAATTTTAGCTAG
- a CDS encoding lipoamide acyltransferase component of branched-chain alpha-keto acid dehydrogenase complex, whose translation MIFQNIKNVLKRINVTRRNNVGRYLGTSRLNFKIVKCKLFDIGEGISEVEITQWNKNEGDQVSEMESLLTVQSDKAAVDITSKYSGVLVKKYANEKDLIKVGSYFCEIDTEDDVNETNEDEKREKVEEGNQTDEDKDDEKIELKDELDIESSSELNAGEWIQGKSNSFGSYEEGKQKMSVKASPGVKKKAMEYNLDINTIGAYFNKDTVNMKDIEIYHKKKNQSDFENLRNSSSSSSSCSNSRDNRSIIEEVPLKGIKLAMCKSMNDALSIPLFHLNEMYNVENIVKSRKEIKKSVHEKENINITLTSILIKLISNTLKEFPILNSKFNSKKNSYTIYKNHNICIAMDTPNGLLVPNIKNVEEKNIINIQKDLILLRDKANQMRLSKSDITDGTITISNFGAISGTFATPIIFDNQACIIGISKIQKNIFLKDESKELNSLSDLVASDTMNLTYGADHRFIDGATLAQFSKKLKKVIESTVTIDPYEH comes from the coding sequence ATGATATTtcaaaacataaaaaatgtacttAAACGAATAAATGTAACACGTAGGAATAATGTAGGGCGTTACTTAGGTACTAGTAGACTTAACTTTAAAATTGTTAAGTGCAAATTATTTGATATAGGAGAAGGTATATCAGAAGTGGAAATAACGCAATGGAATAAGAATGAAGGGGATCAGGTTAGTGAAATGGAAAGTCTATTAACTGTTCAAAGTGACAAGGCAGCTGTTGATATTACAAGCAAATACAGTGGCGTACTTGTAAAGAAGTATGCAAATGAAAAAGATTTAATAAAAGTCGGTTCTTACTTTTGCGAAATAGATACCGAAGATGATGTCAATGAGACTAACGAAGatgaaaaaagggaaaaagtgGAAGAGGGAAACCAAACAGATGAAGATAAggatgatgaaaaaatagaactAAAGGATGAATTAGACATAGAATCGTCAAGCGAATTAAATGCAGGAGAATGGATACAAGGTAAAAGTAATAGTTTTGGTTCATATGAAGAGggcaaacaaaaaatgagTGTTAAAGCTTCTCCTggtgttaaaaaaaaggcaatGGAATATAACTTAGATATTAATACTATAGGGGCATACTTCAATAAAGACACTGTTAATATGAAAGATATAGAgatttatcataaaaaaaaaaatcaaagtGATTTTGAAAACTTAAggaatagtagtagtagtagtagtagttgTAGCAACAGTAGGGATAATAGAAGTATAATAGAAGAAGTGCCATTGAAAGGAATAAAACTAGCAATGTGTAAAAGCATGAATGATGCATTGAGTATTccattatttcatttaaatgaaatgtaTAATGTTGAAAATATAGTAAAGTcaagaaaagaaattaaaaaaagtgtacatgaaaaagaaaatattaatattacattaaccagtatactaataaaattaatatcaaATACTTTGAAGGAATTTCCAATattaaattcaaaatttaactccaaaaaaaatagttacaCTATTTACAAGAAtcataatatttgtataGCTATGGATACACCTAATGGTTTGTTAGTAccgaatataaaaaatgtagaggaaaaaaatataataaatattcaaaaagaTTTAATACTTTTACGTGATAAGGCTAATCAAATGAGATTGAGCAAAAGTGATATAACTGATGGTACAATCACTATAAGTAATTTTGGGGCGATTTCTGGTACCTTTGCGACTCCTATAATTTTTGACAACCAAGCATGTATAATTGGAATAtcaaaaattcaaaaaaatatatttttaaaagatgaaAGTAAGGAGTTAAACTCTTTAAGCGATTTAGTGGCATCTGACACGATGAACTTGACTTATGGAGCAGATCACAGATTCATAGACGGAGCTACACTTGCTCAATTTTCgaagaaattgaaaaaagtaATTGAAAGCACAGTTACTATTGACCCATATGAACATTGA
- a CDS encoding plasmoredoxin, which yields MTCDVENPIQANSESSIEQKKFLKNYMNYLCYYENNEVKKIDSSYFHGKYLGLFFGASWCKYCVTFIDNLNSFKKNFPFIEIIYIPFDQTYKDYLNFLRNMHFYSLPFDNYLFICKKFQIKNLPAFMVIAPNNSILVKDAVQLIRTDAYINNFKSLIKNYIIQPSTFKHNNRFFDLFSS from the coding sequence ATGACGTGTGACGTGGAGAATCCCATTCAAGCGAACAGCGAGTCGAGTATTGAGCAAAAGaagtttttgaaaaattacatGAATTACTTGtgttattatgaaaataacgAAGTAAAGAAAATAGATTCCTCCTATTTCCATGGTAAATATCTAGGTTTATTTTTTGGGGCATCTTGGTGCAAATATTGTGTAACGTTTATagataatttaaatagttttaaaaaaaattttccatttattgaaataatttatattccaTTTGATCAAACGTATAAAGATTACTTAAACTTTTTAAGGAACATGCATTTTTACAGCTTACCCTttgataattatttatttatttgcaaaaaatttcaaataaaaaacttaCCAGCCTTTATGGTTATCGCTCCAAATAACAGTATTCTAGTAAAGGACGCTGTCCAACTAATTAGAACCGATGCATACATAAACAACTTCAAGTcgctaataaaaaattacataatacAACCAAGTACCTTCAAACATAACAATCGCTTTTTTGATTTGTTCAGCAGTTAG